From Xylocopa sonorina isolate GNS202 chromosome 2, iyXylSono1_principal, whole genome shotgun sequence, a single genomic window includes:
- the Usp30 gene encoding ubiquitin specific protease 30 — MDMEKVALLASVGFAIAVAAFVLWGPSPKPRKKGRVIGINNLGYTCFLNSLLQALAACPILIEWLTIHRKSNGDVNFISTLLSFFRKVNGYGEDIYGDVTPVEIISSLGTQWKFAPGHQDVHELFHVVLSALQAEIQSVNREGCLSDALPQSPVPTTHTKKLVSPLTVRSVSCNDIASANKTPNIPNGFDKNCNNHVMSSTTSISSISMAYTKPGMILARSSQLFSKDIAAEENKAYCKPWSSLCAMPFSNAPSMSVKSHPFSGLLTSQLQCSNCKWKSAVHYEKLETISLPLPPLGPYIKFHCTLEDLLRRFVTSEIVQDVLCDGCGMRCLATKTLTLGKLPKCLCLHISRTTWSSSGIPIKREDPVRFSELLILDPYTFAETKKRQQGDPEATMSLANTTTLQDKHKYQLRAIVEHRGPVDSGHFVCYRRGNKTNQWLYTSDNVVENISITEVLCATPYLLFYERINSI; from the exons ATGGACATGGAAAAAGTAGCTTTGTTAGCTAGTGTAGGGTTTGCAATAGCTGTCGCAGCATTTGTTTTGTGGGGTCCATCTCCTAAGCCTAGGAAAAAAG GAAGAGTTATTGGTATCAATAATTTAGGATACACCTGCTTTTTAAATTCTCTTTTACAAGCTTTAGCTGCGTGCCCAATTTTGATCGAATGGTTAACGATACATCGTAAAAGCAATGGAGATGTTAATTTTATTTCAACTCTATTATCTTTTTTTAGAA AAGTAAATGGATATGGGGAAGACATATATGGCGATGTTACACCAGTTGAGATCATTTCATCACTTGGAACTCAGTGGAAATTTGCACCTGGTCACCAAGATGTGCATGAATTATTTCATGTTGTTCTTAGTGCACTGCAAGCTGAGATACAATCTGTGAATAGG GAAGGTTGTCTGTCAGATGCTTTGCCACAAAGTCCAGTGCCAACAACGCATACAAAGAAATTGGTCTCTCCTTTAACAGTTAGAAGTGTATCTTGCAATGATATTGCATCAGCCAACAAAACTCCTAACATTCCCAATGGTTTTGACAAAAATTGCAACAATCATGTAATGTCTTCTACAACGTCCATATCAAGTATTTCTATGGCATATACTAAACCAGGCATGATCCTTGCTAGATCTTCACAGTTGTTTTCAAAAGACATTGCAGCTGAAGAGAATAAAGCATATTGTAAACCGTGGAGCTCTTTGTGTGCTATGCCATTTTCAAATGCCCCATCAATGTCTGTAAAATCGCATCCATTTTCAGGTTTATTAACTAGTCAACTACAATGCAGCAATTGTAAGTGGAAG tcTGCAGTTCATTATGAGAAACTTGAAACAATTTCTTTACCTTTGCCTCCCTTGGGTCCATATATTAAATTTCATTGCACATTGGAAGACTTATTAAGACGTTTTGTAACCAGTGAGATTGTTCAAGATGTACTATGTGATGGATGTGGAATGCGTTGTTTAGCTACTAAAACTCTAACTCTAGGTAAACTTCCAAAATGTTTATGTTTACATATATCAAGAACCACATGGAGCTCTTCAGGAATACCAATTAAAAGGGAAGATCCAGTACGCTTTTCTGAACTACTGATTTTGGATCCTTATACTTTTGCAGAAACGAAAAAACGACaacag GGTGACCCAGAAGCAACAATGTCCCTTGCTAATACAACAACATTACAAGATAAGCACAAATATCAGCTACGTGCAATCGTAGAACATCGCGGACCTGTTGATTCTGGCCATTTTGTTTGCTACAGACGAGGAAATAAAACCAATCAATGGTTATATACTTCAGATAATGTAGTTGAGAACATATCCATTACTGAAGTTTTGTGCGCTACGCCATATCTTCTCTTTTATGAGCGAATTAATAGTATATAA